The Salvelinus fontinalis isolate EN_2023a chromosome 34, ASM2944872v1, whole genome shotgun sequence region TGATTGTCTGTTTTGAAAATTCCTCTCCAGCCTGTATCAATTTGTAACTAAATGGGAACGGTCCACCAGAGATGTATCAGAATTAgtcatgtttttttctctctctcagtcaaaCACATCTGCGGTCACAGGTTCATTTCTGCAGTAGGCTGTAAGACAGGAGAAAGACAGAATGTGAATAGTGAATCCCAATGTGAAAACCTTGTGGTACCATTTAGAAGAACTTGAGCTCAGAATACAAAAACTAGTCCCAGTGTAGCAGAACATGACTCTTGTGTCCCAGCAGTGTTTTGGACTTTCACATAATTAAAATACAGTGGCTGGCATGTAGAAGATGTGACACCGCCCCCTAGGGCTAGCGTCATATATTGCACACACTCATATTCTCACAGTAGCAACATCTAGAAGAGCAAGAGCACTTCCCCTCTAACCTGGTGCTTTCTACAGATAGTTTTACTCCAAATGTAGAAATTGTAGGTTATCACAAACAGCCCCAAAAATAATAACATCCTGGGTGAAGACACTTTGAGCTTAAACAGAATGAGGCAAAGCGGGAAGGAGAACTAGAGGATGTGAtagagaagatgaggaggaaggaaAGTCAGATGCTGGGAGTGCTGGCAGCTGGTGGGGGTGGGCACGCCTGTCtgtggctctctctgtctccctctgctctgctgtgACTGTGGAGAAGGCGACAGATGGAGTCCGAAGGTTCTGCTCCAGTCCCAGCGCTGCTCCACCATTCTGACTGCTCGGGATGAGGGCCAGCAGCCAGGGGAACATGGTGGCCATGCCCAGCCCCGGGGGTCAACCGCTTACAGAGGGGTTGCCCTGCCTAGTCCTCACCTctgctgccacacacacacacacacacacacacacacacacacacacacacacacacacacacacacacacacacacacacacacacacacacacacacacacacacacacacacacacaaacacaggaaataACAACAAATCAATTATTCTGTCAAAGCAATCTGTgaattcaaatcaaatattatttgtcacatgcttcgtcgacaacaggtgtacactaccAGTGAATTGCTTActgacgggcccttcccaacaatgcagagagagaaataatTGTGATGAAGATGAATACCCTGTTGCATGTACTCCTATTAGAGAAGAGTGTTGTATATCTGTAAGgaagtctgtgtgtagctggtgtatagAAGTTAggtgcaggacagcagatatgagtaaacaAACGTATTTTACTCAACATATAATAAATGCAATACAAAAACagagcccacaataacggaccttcctacatagaaacaaacactcacaaacaaacatgggggaacagagggttaaataatgaacaggtaattgggggattgaaaccaggtgtgtaagacaaagacaaaacaaatggaaaacgaaaagtggatcggcgatggctagaaggccgtgacgttgaccgccgaacgctgcccgaacaaggagagggaccgactttggtggaagtcgtgacaatatctTCGGAGGCCTATGCTTTTCACCCAAACTCACAGAATGTGTATGAATGTACATTCATTTTCATCAGCGGTCATGTTGAGAGCTACAGTAACATACCCAGCAATCCTCTGCAATAaggcaatggaacatttctgtctgTGGTACCCTATGACACCTTTGTACGTGTGGCTTGTGTGCACTGTGTGACAACATGATGAGAAGCCAGTCCTGACTCAGGAGGAACAGCATAGTGGGGTTCACTGGATTGTGTCAAAGCCCCAAGGCTGTGAAGTTGATGAGAGTAACTGTGTGATCTCTGTGCCACTGCTCATGTGGCAAATCAATGGAGAAGATCTTTACAGCCATACAGAGTGGAGTGTTATAAGACATAAACAAGCAAATGTTGCTTGATCTACTGGTCTTCCTATTAGCCTCATGCTCATTTGTTTGTGTTCATGCCCTGGACAGTAATTACTGGTACCAAGATAGCAACGTGGCATAAAATATAACAGTCCAAAAACTGaaggacagaaggagagacaaGTTACACATATttttaaatgtgtttattttttactCTAGGGCTTCCTTAGACCTACATCTGTCTCCCTCCCCGTCGGAGGACATTTTGGTTCAGTCCTGTTCCAGTTTCTCCTGGAGTCTGCCTCAGTTGTGTGGGTGTCCGTGTTCATTAGCTACAGATCTGAATTATGAGTAAGCCCCCTTTTCTTATAGTCTTACAGCAGCAAAACTGTTGTTACTCCTCACAGCAGTCCTTACATCTCCCGGGGGTGCTTTTGGAGCACATTCTCAGATCTTCTTCTGTCCAGTTAAAAAGATACAGTTGGCAAAAGCTCCCTCTCAGCATTAAAGAAAGAGTCCCAACTGAAATGTCTGTGATTTATATTAAGAGACAGGACTGAGGGAATCTCACTGGGTCTTAAAATTCTAGACTGTACCTCCTCAAGGCTCTGGCTGTTAGAGTGACAGACTGTGCTATGTAGATTGACCAGGGGGGGCCAATGGGAGGGCCACAGATCCCTGACAACACTCTGGGGCTTTGCATGTCATGATGGGAGGTCAGTGACACAGCCTGTTGGGATCTGAAGGGATGGCGAGATCATATGGACCTCGAAGTAGAAGTCTGAAAGACTCACAGGATTTCTGGTCACTCTTAGATATTGTGGTAATAAAATAGAACATGTGGAAATGGATCCTGTCGTCCATAGGTTGAACCACTACACAAAATATAAAAATACATAGATGATTCTACAATTTTGCAATGAAAATACAAAGTCAGGCTGCCTACAAAGACATATGATCCGTCTCTCTCACCAGTTTACCATTATCAAGACAGACAAAGCCCTTCCATTATCAGTGAACATGAAATGAATCCTACGAGACCATTTCAGCAAATAATTCAGCCATTATCATTCATGACTCAATCACAGAGGAAATTGCCAGGGGAAGACATGCCATCAGCCTTCAGtagaggagaagaaaagagaagagTGATGTTGGGGAAAACAAAAGGAAGACAGACTGGTGTTATTGATAAAGATATTATGCTTGGCCAGAGACAGGGTGCTTTCTATTTGGGCTGGTGATGGTAGCAGAGGGGGGTAAGGTGTGTTGGGTGGTGGATGGTGGTGTGGCGCTAATCAGCTGCTGGCAAGCGTGTGAGCCGGCGGTCTCCTTGCGGCGAAACCCCAGGTCGAAAGCGGGTTTGAAGTTTAATGATGCCACCTGCCAGCCTTGCCAGTCTGCAAGTGCTAACGAGCTGGCAGCGCTGGTGGCTCGGGCCACAGCACCTGAAAATGCACGTGTGTTTCAGGGGGGCGGGGTTCTACCAGGGCTGTTGAGGGGCCTGCTGGAGACCCAAGACAGCACGGAAGGCCCGCATCTCTTTGAAGAGCGCCCTCATTTCCATATTTCATTACGCACTGGTGACTGACAAGGCCCAGCCAGATGTTCTATTTTCAGCTATTTAAATTTTGACCTGCTTTCTTTCCACAGTTGAAGAAAAGATTAGATTAGATTTCAATCAACACACAGATGCCATGGATGATAAGAACTTGGATATAGATGTTTGTTTATCTGTTGTGGTTTTTTGTTGTCTATATTCTCCTATTGTATCTTACCCCTCTGAGTAAAGGTGTTGATAACACACAGACAGTAGCTGCCATTTAACTAAAGAATCAGGAAATGTTTCCAAAGTGACTAGGCACCTTAGACTCCAGCACAGTCCCTGATTCATTCCAATGGTATTTCCTTTGAATTGGCTGTTAAATTGCAGTGTCCTTACTCAATCTAACACTCAAAACTACATCGACAGCCTTGACCTTTCTGGGTGTCTGCAGCAAATGGCACTTTGTCAGAgggagtgaaggagccctaggaTCAATGTGATTGTCTTGGTATACAACAGCATTGACTTCCCTCTGTATATATGCATGCCTATGGGTTTGTCTGTGCATGATTGAGTTGTATTAGATATACAAAATGATGGCAAAGGAAGAACTATAGTGATCAATGGGAGAAAGGgagcagagaaagagacaaacttTAATTTCGACAGGAAAAATATAGCTAGGATGACCTCTCCACAACCTTGCCCCTTTTCTCTCTGAATGAACGAAACTAGGCCAAAGGAAGACAGGTATTTAGAAGAATCATGTTGGGTGACTATGAGAGTGATCATGTACGGAGTGGTAAACTACAGCTGTTTCTGGTCTGGGTGTGTAGGGTGCCTGTGAAACCAGTTCTGGAGACAGAGAGGGCTGTCAACACAGGAGCATATCCATCACTCTAATTTAATCAGGTTTTAGCACCGTCAGCCTGTAACTCAATCATGAGCCTGGTTTCCCCTTTAGCAGCCCCTGCCACCTGTCATCACCACACAGTGCGTGTCAGATAAGGGTGTGTCGTTGGTATTATACACTGGGGTCGGTACGGCACAGCTGTACGTGTGAGGGGTCACCTGCTGCCTGTCAAACCTAATTTGTAGTGCAATAAATCTTGATATACTGTACAGTTTATCATTAAAATCCACCTCATGATTCCTATTCTTCATTGTTTTAATCGAATAATAATACACAGCACAAAGCACTGAAGCATCTAAATCTCTAAATATCTCTGCAAAGATATCTAATATAAGATATTCATATCCCTGATTTACCAGAGGATCCTTCTACTAAGAATGCTATGATCCTGGGTAAACATTCATATAGCCAGAGAGAGAGTAGTGACTGTTCTGATAAAGATAGAAACCCCGGCTCTTTGCCTTAATGGGTTATAAATTGTCAAAGAAAACATGATTAATATCAGAAGACTAAATGTCATGTTTACTTCCAATTTGAAATTGCGGTTGAACTCTGTGAACCACAGTGATGTTGTGGGAATgagcaagggagggaggggggcattGCAGAATTATTGCTGTTGTATATTGAAGCTGAAAACTAATGAAAGTGGGCTGGTGGCATGTGAACTATGTGACCACAGTGTTGCTGTGTTTACCAGTGAAACCATCGATTCGTAATACCTTCAGATTCACTAGTCACCAAACATGGAGACAGATCTCTGTATTGTTCATGCTGTTATTGAAACCCTGCtagcctgtgtgtgcatgcatgtattATCATGTGACTCCGATTGCCTGGGTGTCTGGGATTAGCATCAAATGCTGAGTGCTATCCAGTTATACATTATACCAGGCTAAACTGCTATGTAACCTAAACATGCCTGTGTGACAGAGCTAATGTCTTTCGAGTACAgacatgcagtaccagtcaaaagtttggacacacctactcattcaagggtttttctttattttttattattttctacattgtagaataatagtgaagacatcaaaactatgaaataacacatatggaatcctgtagttaccaaggcaaagggtggctactttgaagaacctcaaagaTAAaataattttgatttgtttaacacttttttggttactacatgattccatgtgttgtttcatagttttgatgtcttcactattattttacaatgtagaaatagtacaaataaattgagtaggtgtttccaaacttttgactggtactataaataaaaaattataaaactTGTCTGCATAGCATAAAGTACACATTAATGTAAATATGTAATTAGTacctgtgtgcacacacacaaactgtggtGGAAGCATTCCAAGTACCTACTCAGATCTGAAGCAGGGGATAGGTatacggggcggcaggtagcctagtggttagagttgggccagtaaccaaaaggttgcttgaCCGACTCCTGgtgctgacatggtaaaaatctgttgttctgcccctttacaaggcaattaacccactgttccccagtaggctgttattgcaaataagaatttgttctttactgacttgcctcgttaaaaaaaaagttaattCTGGATGGACAGTGTGTTGCTAGTCTTTGGTGTTGCTGGCCAATGTGACCAAGAGGTCAGGTGTCATGTGAAAAAGAGTAAAAATGCTGGCCAGTGGTTAAGGTGAGCCAGACCCCTTGAATTCATGCAAACTTTTCTTTGTACAGTAGACTCACAGCCGGTTTCTCACTATTGACTGGTTTTCCAGTTCTAGGGAGCCGTCACCACGTAATAGAGGACTAATAATATATATCCAATTTTATATTGTGACAATATTTTGTATGACTAAGCAGAGGTCTCACGGTCAGAAAAATACTCATGGCCCCAATTACAGTGGTCTCTGATAAAGCACAGAAAGTAGTCTTCAGATTAGTTTTCTACAACCTTAATATTTCAGCGTAATCAAAAGGGTTCTTTGTAAAACAAATTAAAGTTGTGAAGGAAACATTTCTCTCTCAACTGAAAGAATTATTGTATTGGAGACAAAGCCTGTTCCAAACTTTAAGAGGGTGGGGGACGTTCTATGTGGCGTTTTATTCCAATGTGAAGCCATCCTTGACATTTCCAGCGTTGTGTTCCCAGCCTGAGAAACGCTGTGTGACCTGATGACATTCACAAACTCATCAGGCAGAGCCATGACATTCTAGGAGAAACACCTCCGCACCAGTCTCCCTGAGAACCCGGTTTTATCTGCTCCATTTATTACTCTTGGGAACATTATCATTGCTTTATTGGTTGCTAATACAATGCCAACCTTTATAGTTTGTCTGTTATCCTTTACTCCCACCTGCCTGGTTTTAGTCAGTGAGTGATTGCAGACCTTCAGACAACATGGCCTATAATGGTGCAGTGCAGCCTTGAACAGATGGTCAGACCATGTGAAGATCTATCAAAGGCACACAGCACGCGCATGTCAAGGGCTCATCTGATAACTTGTGGGTAAGCATATGCAGTACCAAGCATGTAGTCATACTGTAAGTTAAACACTGGGCCGTAGTCAAGCGTATTATGATATACATGTATGCAGACAAAGCCGCCAGGCAGAAAAGGAGGGCACGGACGACAAAAGGTGTCATGAGGCAAAAACCAAGAGCAAAATATTGACAGTCAAGCTAGTGTGGGGAAACAAATTACTGACTTCATGATTTCAAACCAGAACAAACATATAACATGGTACCAGAATATCACGTTTTAGGATTAAATCAGTCCTGAACCCCTTTAAACACAGACTACAAATAAATGACAATTTTCTCTGTACACGGGAGAAAAGACTCCTTCACTTTATTGCTGCACAACCATGAGGTATGAGGGGAAAAAAGAGACTGTCAAAGGGGACAGAACTTGTGCGGTTTAGCCTCTTTGCATCCACTGGTTTCAAGTTAGAGGTGTAAGGGAAGTCAATGTTAGAATAAGTCATTTTTTTCCTCAAGCCTTTGGTGCAGCAGATGAGTTTAGAAGTCAGGACCCTCTTTCTTCAGCTTGCTGTAGTCCATGTTCACTGAGTAAAACTATGAATGAAATAAAGGAACAATAAAGTTTAAGGACAAGACCATCAGAATAACAGCAGATATTCTAAGCAAAAACCTGCCTTGACTTTCTGAATCATTCCCAGGTTTGTTATTCAGTCAGTGTTAAACTTGCTTTGTTGTTGTGACTGACAATTAGATTGGCTGATCAGATTACTTACTAAACTAACAGGATTATACTGTGTAATTAATTATACTATGGGATGAGTGGAATCAGACAGCTCAATGACATTTTTGGCTCAAGCCACTACATTAACATGTTCCCTCACTGCGCTGTACAACCTCTGCTCACTACCATGTGTGGCAGAGACCAAGTTTAATGCACTGACCATTGTTATACATTTATCCAGACATAACGGACAATCCTGTAAGTGACCTACCTTGTGCTGCTGTGTGGGTTCCGTCTTGTTCCATGGCTCGGGGTTGCCATTGCGATTCCAACTACAACATACATATTGAAATGAAAAGTTTAACTAATAGCAATATAACCGTCCTGCACATTGACACCGGCGTCCTCATTTCAGACGGTTTCTATTTGGACTGGAGCCTTATTAGCAGAGTGTTTTACAAGGGCCCTTACCTGACATGGGGTCCCATTGCCAGGCGCAAGAGATACGCTCCAGACATAACCGTCCCACCACCGATGAAGATGAAAAGGGGGACCAGCTGGAGGGAATAGAAAAGAGTTAGGGGGAACAATAGAGGACAGGGTAAGGTGGCAATCAAGGGAAATATGGCTGACCCCATTGTCAACTGgccgattgtttggtcgatagatTTTTTTAATGGCACAGTAGACACCCATCTGATTCGTGCCcttctcagtggactaatccattgcggaggtcgctggggatggcacagtccatcacacTAAGATGAGCATCGGCAACACAAGGCACAGATGCCTAGAGGGTATTAGAGaaaatgttgaaaacaaatgaaatTCCATTTGTTTTCAATAAATGGCTACTGCTTTGGACCTGAAGCTGTTTGTGAGAGTATTCCTTAGGCCTATAGTATGTGTGAAGAAAATGTGTCTTAGgtatcatttaaaaaatgttgagTGAAGGTAAGTGGCTTAGATGTACAAGATTTGTGACTCTCCAGAATCTGCTCTCTACCGCCAATTTGTgtgcattcattgtttcataacttcattgtggGAATTGGTTTGCCCTGTGAGTGTCTTTCAAGTCATGatcacataaactcagcaaaaaaaagaaacgtcctctcactcaacggcgtttattttcagctaacttaacatgtgtaaatatttgtattagcataagattcaacaactgagacaaactgaataggttccacagacatgtgactgacagaaattgaataatgtgtccctgaacaagggagggtcaaaatcaaaagtaacagtcagtatctagtgtggccaccagctgcagtgcatctcctcctcatggactgcaccagattgccagttcttgctgtgagatgttaccccactcttccactaaggcacctacaagttcccggacatttctgggggggaatggccctagccctcacgccgatccaacaggtcccagacgtgctcaatgggattgagatccgggctcttcggcTGGagatggcagaacactgacattcctgtcttgcaggaaatcacgcacagaacaagcagtatggctggtggcattgtcatgctggagggtcatgtcaggatgagcctgcaggaagggtaccacatgagggaggaggatgtcttccctgtaaagcagtgttgagattgcctgcaatgacaacaagctcagtctgatgatgctgtgacacacctccccagaccatgacggaccctccacctcgatccaactccaga contains the following coding sequences:
- the ndufa4a gene encoding cytochrome c oxidase subunit NDUFA4L, whose amino-acid sequence is MLSTVSRQLKSHPALVPLFIFIGGGTVMSGAYLLRLAMGPHVSWNRNGNPEPWNKTEPTQQHKFYSVNMDYSKLKKEGPDF